One region of Juglans regia cultivar Chandler chromosome 4, Walnut 2.0, whole genome shotgun sequence genomic DNA includes:
- the LOC109018729 gene encoding uncharacterized protein LOC109018729, translated as MSSSVDLLCSFNEMPSCQFSSIHPVSSIPPSLKATAPPSLPNQKRLDSPRPGASPLSRTVATVTSIPWIHDCNLTIEPQSLHLKALNPKTSAASPPLDSTKLEANPLTTEPTVAAGCYHGVDLHLRRGLDSLTEKSSTYSELQAARGADQLPLVDNFFSLQDDLGHTQPIIELYANNNLLRAKDSNPKGPGSIRECLKLTLDRKKNATTWIRAALVFNLTLFSANGIPKTTTNVEKKKKA; from the exons ATGTCATCCTCTGTAGATCTCCTCTGCTCCTTCAATGAAATGCCATCCTGTCAGTTTTCCTCTATACATCCAGTTTCATCCATCCCTCCTTCACTGAAGGCCACGGCTCCACCCTCCCTTCCAAATCAGAAACGGCTTGACTCCCCAAGGCCTGGAGCGTCACCATTGAGTAGAACCGTTGCCACTGTCACCTCCATCCCTTGGATTCATGACTGTAACCTCACTATTGAGCCACAATCGCTCCATCTCAAAGCCTTAAACCCTAAGACCTCTGCCGCCTCCCCTCCGTTGGACTCCACAAAGCTTGAGGCCAACCCCCTCACCACTGAGCCTACTGTTGCCGCTGGTTGTTACCATGGTGTAGATCTCCATTTACGCCGTGGTCTGGATTCCCTCACAGAAAAATCGAG TACATATTCAGAGCTTCAAGCAGCCAGAGGGGCTGATCAGCTGCCATTAGTTGATAACTTTTTTAGTCTTCAAGATGACTTGGGGCACACTCAACCAATTATTGAGTTATATGCAAATAATAATCTACTGCGAGCAAAGGACAGTAATCCCAAGGGCCCTGGTTCCATCAGAGAATGTCTGAAACTTACTTTGGACAGAAAGAAAAATGCAACTACATGGATTAGAGCTGCTTTGGTATTCAACCTCACACTATTTTCTGCCAATGGCATCCCCAAGACGACTACCAatgtagagaaaaaaaaaaaagcataa